Genomic DNA from Melioribacteraceae bacterium 4301-Me:
AACACCGAAGATAATCACTTTCATATTGGTGCTGAAGCAATTTATAACAATTTACTTTCTTTGAGAGCAGGGTACATAACTGGCTATGATTCTAAAAATTTCTCTGCAGGTGTTGGCATTAAATGGAATGGCTTTGATTTCGATTTTGCATATGTACCATTTAAATACGGTCTCGGAGATTCAAAAATTGTTTCTTTACTATTTACCTTTTAAGTTAATCTTAATCTGATAATTTTTTATCTCTCAATAATTATAATTGGGTTGACTTTTGTTTTGATCGAACAAGTTAAAGAGAAAAATTATAAAACTAATCTTGCATTATTTATTCTTCTATTATCAGCAGTTCTTATACGAATTTATTTTTTTGTAGGACTCATTTTTTCGGATGACTCATATTACAATCAGCTTTCATATCTGCTACTCAAGGGTGAGTATTTTGATAACTTTATTGGTTACCCAATCTTTCTGCTGAGAAAAGTTCAGACTTTACTCGTCACATTCTCAATGTTTGTTTTTGGAACAAACCAGCTTGCTACTATACTACCATCATTCTTTTTCTCAATTTTTAATTTGATTCTTCTTTACCATCTCGCTTTTTTGTTTACACAAAGTCGACAAGTTGCTTTGATTGCAGTATTTCTACTGGCTTTTTTCCCTGTAGATGTAATTTTTGCAACGATTAATTTTTCCGATCTCTCCTGTGCATTTTTTATTACTCTTGGCATTTATTTTTTATATAAGTCTTATTTAAGAAATTCTTCTTTACTTGCAATTCTATCTGGTAGTCTATTCTTTGTTTCTTTATTAATTAAAGAAAATTTTTATTACGTCTTTGTGCTTTTAATTGTATTAGTGATTTATTTATTTCTAAAAAAGCGCCTGCTTCAAAAGCAAATTTTAATTTCACTTGTTGTTTTCTTGATAGGAATAATTTTGGAGGGACTATTCTATTTATTTAGCACAGGTAATTTCTTTTATAGATTCGATGTTATAAAAGCAAATTACTCTTATTGTTATTACGATTTTTTCCCATATACCTTGTTAGGTGGTCATTTTTCTAACTCAGATTTTTTTGCTGCTCTTTTTAAGCAGATTTTTTTTCTTAACGTTAAATATTTGTTTCTAAGAAGATTTTACCTATTGCTACCTTTTATTGCATTAATCCAAAGTATAGTTTTGATTAAAAAGCAAAGAAAGATTAACAGTAATGATTCACTTTCAAATAAGCTTTTGATTTTTTGGTTTTTGGGACTTGTGATATTAATGCTTGGGTTCACAACTTCATTTACAGATTATAAGCCGTTGGATCTAAGAAGAAGTTGGTACATATTTATTATTATTTCTCCCATGATTATTCTCGTAGCTATGTTTATGAAAAATATTAGAATCAAAATTAGATATGGATTTTTCTTAATTTACTTTTTGTTCTCTTTAGTAATGGATTATGAATTTCATAACTTTTTTGATACCAAAAACAAAGCACAGCTTAAAAATTTTATAAAGAACAACAGTAGCTCCACTTTTTATTCAGATCACCACACTAAATACGGCATAGATTTGATTGACGAATACAAGCATATTGAAAAGCATCACATTATTTCAGGAGAAGACTTTATTTGGTCGAAAGTTAAACTGGATGGTTTTGTTATCTACAACAAGGATGAAATCAACGAACTAAAACTACAGGGTCATAAATATCCATCCTTTGAAGTGCTTAATTCGAATATGTTTGATAAGGAAAAAACTTTTGGGAAATATGTTATTTACAAGCGTATTAAATAAGATATGCAAAATAAAATGATTATTTTTCGTTAATTAATTTTGCTAATATTTCTGGAAATTTGTCTAATTATTTTCTTGAGAAGAATTACATTTTATAATCAAAAACCATTTAATAAAGCTTATGGAAATTATACCTTACACAGAAGAATGGAAAGAGAAGTGGGACCAGTTTGTAATTGAGTCTAATAACGGTACAATGTTTCATCTACAAAAGTTTTTAGATTATCATACACCTGGCAAATTTACTTTTCATCATCTAATTTTTTTAGATAAAGGGGAAATTGTTGCAGTGTTGCCAGGTTCATTGTCAGTTGATGGTTTATTTGAATCACCAATAGGGGCAAGTTATGGTTCTATTGTTACTCGTGATATAAAATTTTCTAAAGCAATGGAAATAGTTGAGACACTATTAAACTTTGGAAGAGAAAATAACATTAAAGAGTTCTTACTTACGCCTGCTCCTTTAATTTATGAAACTTATCCTAACCAAAGTCTTGATTTTGCAATGTTGTGGTGCGGATTTAGTTATAAGCTGCATTATATTTCCAGTGCTATAAAACTCGATAAAGAAAGAGATATACTGCAGAGGTTTTCACCTACGGTTAGAAGAAATATTAGAAAAACGTTCAGAGATTTTAAGCTGCATGTGGAAATAAACGAGAAGTACAATGAATTTTATCCTATTCTGTTGGAAAACAAAGCTCGTCATAATGTAAAACCTACACATACATATGAAGACTTGTTAAGATTAAAAGAGCTGTTGCCTGACAGACTAAAGTTGTTTATGGTTTATTACAATAATAAACCAATTGGAGGTTCATTAATGTTTTTCCCTAATAAAAAAGTAGCTTTATGTTTTTACAATATGTTATTATACGACTATGCGGAGTTTAAACCTATTCAACGCGTGATGTATGAAGTTGTAAAATATTGTACTGACGAGGGATTCTCTTATGTTGATATTGGTGTGTCACAAGATACAAAAGCTGAAAACCCAATGACACCAAGTATGAGTCTTATAGAGTTTAAAGAAAAATTCGATGCTAAAACAATTATGAGAAATACTTTTTACATAAAGCTTTAATGTCATTAAATCTTTTCCTTCCTTAAATATATGACAAAAAAAGTGTGCATATCATTTCTTGGGAATTTCCAGCATGATTCAAGAGTGACTAACCTTTCTAATTCGTTGCGTAATGATGGTTATGAAGTTTCGATTATTTCTTTCGATTGGCGTACCTTGAGTCGCAATTATCTTTCCCCAAAAGAAAAAATATATCGATTGAAAAGAGGAGGAAGTAATTTTTCATTTTATTTCAACTTTGCTTTTAAGTTAACAAGAGAATTATTTAAGTGCAGCGCTGATGTATATTTTGCAGAAGATATTTATACATTGCCATTCGTTACCCTTGTCGCTAAACTGAAAAAAGCTAAAATTATATACAACAGCAGAGAATTATATGCTTTTATTGGCGGTCTTACTCACAAGCCGCTTCTACAAAAAATTATTAAATTAATAGAAAGTTTACTTATTAAACGTGTTGATTTAATCTTAACTACAGGTGAAATGGATTCAGCTTTTATTAATAATTTCTATAAAGTTAAAAACACCTTAGTTATTCGTAATTTGCCTTTATACCAAAAATCTTTTGAAAAAATAAACTTGAGACAAATGTATAATATCCCCAATGATAAAGTTATTTTGCTTTATCAAGGAGTCTTAATAGGTGGTAGAGGAATTAAGTTGATTATGTCAATTATAAAAGAAGTACCTGAGGCTGTATTAATTTTGTTTGGAGATGGCGAAGAAAAAGTAAATTTTAAAAACTTGGC
This window encodes:
- a CDS encoding ArnT family glycosyltransferase, producing MIEQVKEKNYKTNLALFILLLSAVLIRIYFFVGLIFSDDSYYNQLSYLLLKGEYFDNFIGYPIFLLRKVQTLLVTFSMFVFGTNQLATILPSFFFSIFNLILLYHLAFLFTQSRQVALIAVFLLAFFPVDVIFATINFSDLSCAFFITLGIYFLYKSYLRNSSLLAILSGSLFFVSLLIKENFYYVFVLLIVLVIYLFLKKRLLQKQILISLVVFLIGIILEGLFYLFSTGNFFYRFDVIKANYSYCYYDFFPYTLLGGHFSNSDFFAALFKQIFFLNVKYLFLRRFYLLLPFIALIQSIVLIKKQRKINSNDSLSNKLLIFWFLGLVILMLGFTTSFTDYKPLDLRRSWYIFIIISPMIILVAMFMKNIRIKIRYGFFLIYFLFSLVMDYEFHNFFDTKNKAQLKNFIKNNSSSTFYSDHHTKYGIDLIDEYKHIEKHHIISGEDFIWSKVKLDGFVIYNKDEINELKLQGHKYPSFEVLNSNMFDKEKTFGKYVIYKRIK
- a CDS encoding glycosyltransferase; the encoded protein is MTNLSNSLRNDGYEVSIISFDWRTLSRNYLSPKEKIYRLKRGGSNFSFYFNFAFKLTRELFKCSADVYFAEDIYTLPFVTLVAKLKKAKIIYNSRELYAFIGGLTHKPLLQKIIKLIESLLIKRVDLILTTGEMDSAFINNFYKVKNTLVIRNLPLYQKSFEKINLRQMYNIPNDKVILLYQGVLIGGRGIKLIMSIIKEVPEAVLILFGDGEEKVNFKNLAFNLGIDDRVIFGGTIPQKQLINYTSGGDIGIALIENISISYYHALPNKLFEYIMAGLPVLSSNLPQMKNIVENYKVGKAVNIDSKGEIIIALKEMIQNKELLSVYKANCEKASLELNWQKEFDKVKPILYKFF
- a CDS encoding GNAT family N-acetyltransferase: MEIIPYTEEWKEKWDQFVIESNNGTMFHLQKFLDYHTPGKFTFHHLIFLDKGEIVAVLPGSLSVDGLFESPIGASYGSIVTRDIKFSKAMEIVETLLNFGRENNIKEFLLTPAPLIYETYPNQSLDFAMLWCGFSYKLHYISSAIKLDKERDILQRFSPTVRRNIRKTFRDFKLHVEINEKYNEFYPILLENKARHNVKPTHTYEDLLRLKELLPDRLKLFMVYYNNKPIGGSLMFFPNKKVALCFYNMLLYDYAEFKPIQRVMYEVVKYCTDEGFSYVDIGVSQDTKAENPMTPSMSLIEFKEKFDAKTIMRNTFYIKL